From one Planktothrix agardhii NIES-204 genomic stretch:
- the dapA gene encoding dihydrodipicolinate synthase: MVSFGRVITAMVTPFHEDGSVNYAVAEKLAAHLVSTGSDAVVVCGTTGESPTLTWDEEYELFQVVQKAVSGKAKVIAGTGSNCTQEAIDATQKATKLGLDGTLQVVPYYNKPPQEGLYRHFQAIAQACPDLPIMLYNIPGRTGQNLLPETVARLAEIENIVGIKEASGNLDQVSQVRRLTPSEFSIYSGDDSLTLPMLAVGSSGVVSVASHLVGTQLQQMIQAFEAGQIQVATDIHIRLLGLFKALFVTTNPIPLKVALNLLGWNVGSTRLPLCDPTVEVTNALKDVLSQLNLVK, translated from the coding sequence ATGGTAAGTTTTGGACGAGTCATAACGGCTATGGTAACGCCGTTTCACGAAGACGGTAGTGTGAATTATGCAGTGGCGGAAAAGTTGGCCGCCCATCTGGTGAGCACCGGAAGCGATGCCGTAGTTGTGTGCGGAACTACGGGGGAATCTCCGACCTTGACTTGGGATGAAGAATACGAGTTATTTCAAGTCGTGCAGAAGGCAGTGTCAGGCAAGGCTAAGGTAATCGCCGGAACAGGATCGAATTGCACCCAAGAGGCGATCGATGCCACCCAAAAGGCTACTAAACTGGGTTTAGATGGCACATTACAGGTTGTCCCCTATTACAATAAACCGCCCCAGGAGGGTTTGTATCGGCATTTCCAAGCGATCGCCCAGGCCTGTCCGGATTTGCCAATTATGCTTTACAATATACCTGGACGCACAGGACAAAATCTCCTCCCAGAAACGGTAGCGCGTTTGGCGGAGATCGAGAATATTGTGGGGATTAAGGAAGCCAGTGGCAATTTAGATCAAGTCAGCCAAGTTCGACGGTTGACACCTTCGGAATTTTCGATCTACTCTGGAGATGATTCTCTGACCTTGCCCATGTTAGCCGTTGGCAGTTCCGGGGTGGTCAGCGTCGCCAGTCATCTAGTGGGAACGCAACTCCAACAGATGATTCAAGCCTTTGAAGCGGGTCAAATACAAGTAGCAACTGACATCCATATCCGGTTATTAGGGTTGTTTAAAGCCTTGTTTGTCACCACCAACCCGATTCCGTTGAAAGTGGCACTTAACTTGCTAGGCTGGAATGTGGGATCGACCCGTTTGCCTTTGTGTGACCCAACGGTTGAAGTGACAAACGCATTGAAGGACGTGCTGAGTCAATTAAATCTAGTTAAGTAG
- the pgi gene encoding glucose-6-phosphate isomerase, whose product MDATALWQRYQDWLYYHDSLGLYLDISRMGFDNDFVASLSPKFDQAFKAMDALEKGAIANPDENRMVGHYWLRDPDLAPTQDLKQEIVETLEKIETFTAKIHQGEIKPPNAAQFTDILSIGIGGSALGPEFVAEALAPDHPVLNIHFIDNTDPRGIDRVLAKIGDRLKSTIVLVISKSGGTPEPRNGMIEVRNAFSAQNLNFAQQAVAVTGVGSKLDQQAHAEGWLTTFPMADWVGGRTSELSAVGLLPAALQGIEIREMLAGGKAMDIATRKPEVKTNPAALLALAWYYAGNGKGEKDMVVLPYKDSLLLFSRYLQQLVMESLGKEKDLDSNIVYQGIAVYGNKGSTDQHAYVQQLRDGVPNFFATFIEVLQDRSLPSIEVEPGVTSGDYLSGFLLGTRQALYENHRDSITITVPEVNPEIVGALIALYERAVGLYASLVNINAYHQPGVEAGKKAAAEVLELQHKIIQVLQDAGQALSLETLAEKAGVPDQIEAIYKILRHLATNQRGVLLVGNLAKPASLMASIHW is encoded by the coding sequence ATGGATGCCACTGCACTCTGGCAACGCTACCAAGATTGGCTATACTACCACGACAGCTTAGGACTGTACCTGGATATTAGTCGGATGGGATTCGACAATGATTTTGTTGCATCCTTATCCCCCAAGTTTGATCAGGCTTTTAAAGCTATGGACGCCTTGGAAAAAGGAGCGATCGCCAACCCCGATGAAAACCGGATGGTCGGCCATTATTGGTTGCGTGACCCCGATCTAGCCCCAACCCAGGATCTCAAGCAAGAAATTGTTGAAACCTTAGAAAAAATAGAAACCTTTACGGCCAAGATTCATCAAGGGGAGATTAAACCGCCAAACGCAGCCCAATTCACTGATATTTTATCCATTGGCATTGGCGGATCGGCTTTGGGGCCTGAATTTGTGGCGGAAGCCCTAGCCCCAGATCACCCAGTCCTGAATATTCATTTTATTGATAACACTGATCCTAGAGGCATCGATCGGGTTTTGGCTAAAATTGGCGATCGCCTCAAAAGTACCATAGTGCTGGTCATTTCTAAGTCCGGCGGCACTCCAGAACCCCGTAACGGCATGATTGAGGTACGAAATGCCTTTTCTGCCCAAAACTTAAACTTTGCCCAACAAGCCGTGGCTGTTACGGGTGTTGGCAGTAAACTCGATCAACAGGCCCATGCTGAAGGCTGGTTAACCACCTTTCCCATGGCCGATTGGGTGGGGGGACGAACTTCTGAATTGTCGGCCGTTGGGCTATTACCTGCGGCCCTACAGGGGATTGAGATTCGGGAAATGTTAGCCGGGGGGAAAGCTATGGATATCGCTACCCGTAAACCGGAGGTAAAAACCAATCCGGCGGCCTTATTAGCCTTAGCTTGGTATTATGCCGGAAATGGTAAGGGCGAAAAAGATATGGTGGTTTTACCCTATAAAGATAGTTTGCTGTTGTTTAGTCGTTATTTACAACAGTTAGTTATGGAATCTTTAGGGAAAGAAAAAGACCTCGATAGTAATATTGTCTATCAAGGAATTGCGGTTTATGGCAATAAAGGATCAACAGATCAACACGCCTATGTTCAACAATTACGCGACGGAGTTCCTAACTTTTTTGCCACCTTTATTGAAGTCTTACAGGATCGATCCTTGCCTTCTATTGAAGTAGAACCTGGTGTAACATCAGGGGATTATTTATCGGGATTTTTACTCGGAACCCGGCAAGCATTGTATGAAAATCATCGGGATTCAATTACCATTACGGTTCCAGAAGTTAACCCCGAAATTGTTGGCGCGTTAATTGCTTTGTATGAGCGGGCGGTGGGTTTATATGCGTCTTTAGTCAATATTAACGCTTACCATCAACCGGGGGTTGAAGCCGGGAAAAAAGCAGCCGCAGAGGTTCTGGAATTACAACATAAAATTATTCAAGTCCTCCAAGATGCAGGTCAAGCTCTATCTCTGGAAACCCTGGCTGAAAAGGCGGGAGTCCCTGATCAAATTGAAGCCATTTATAAAATTCTGCGACATTTAGCTACCAATCAACGAGGCGTATTATTAGTAGGAAATCTAGCAAAACCAGCATCCTTAATGGCAAGTATTCACTGGTAA
- a CDS encoding putative DNA methylase N-4/N-6 encodes MMDLDKIIHGDCIEILKEIPDRSIDLIILDPPYWKVISEQWDYKWRTHNDYSQWCFAWLSEIARVIKLSGSLYLFGYLRNLIPLCSEIGDLGFLLRQQIVIDKGIRAIGGRATKGYKMFPNVTESLLFFIFDSKPFIKQFLKDRQKELKLTAQEINKKLGVKENGGGMWSLYTGDNILAQVPTREMWGKLQEILEFEYPYENIAQVFNIEMGVTDVWTDIDFYQEEREHPTQKPVKLMERIIKASSNEGMIVLDPFMGSGSTALACINLKRHFMGIEKEDKYVRIAEERIKKLEFQSNQESFITYDKNIIDQTNFKKNKKISNTDLLSSPYEQLVIDFDSLQ; translated from the coding sequence ATGATGGATTTAGATAAAATAATTCATGGTGATTGCATCGAAATTTTAAAGGAGATACCGGATCGCAGTATAGATTTAATCATTCTCGATCCCCCATACTGGAAAGTAATTAGTGAACAATGGGACTACAAATGGCGAACTCATAACGATTATTCGCAATGGTGTTTTGCATGGCTGTCGGAAATTGCAAGAGTGATTAAATTATCAGGAAGCTTATATTTATTTGGTTATTTGAGAAACTTAATCCCTTTATGTTCAGAAATCGGTGATTTAGGATTTCTTTTAAGACAGCAAATCGTGATTGATAAGGGAATAAGAGCCATAGGTGGCAGAGCAACTAAAGGCTATAAAATGTTCCCCAATGTGACAGAAAGTTTACTATTCTTTATTTTTGACAGTAAACCTTTTATAAAGCAATTTCTGAAAGATCGGCAAAAAGAACTCAAATTAACAGCACAGGAAATTAATAAAAAGCTTGGTGTCAAAGAGAATGGTGGTGGAATGTGGTCGCTTTACACAGGTGACAATATTCTTGCTCAAGTTCCTACCAGAGAAATGTGGGGAAAGTTACAAGAAATTCTTGAGTTTGAGTATCCTTATGAAAATATTGCTCAAGTTTTCAATATTGAGATGGGCGTGACAGATGTGTGGACTGATATTGATTTTTATCAAGAAGAAAGGGAACATCCTACACAAAAACCTGTTAAATTAATGGAGAGGATTATTAAAGCTAGTAGTAATGAAGGAATGATTGTTTTAGATCCCTTTATGGGGTCGGGTTCCACCGCTTTAGCTTGTATTAATTTAAAACGGCATTTTATGGGAATTGAAAAAGAAGATAAGTATGTAAGAATAGCTGAAGAAAGAATTAAAAAATTAGAATTTCAAAGCAATCAAGAAAGTTTTATTACTTATGATAAAAATATCATAGATCAAACGAATTTCAAAAAAAACAAAAAAATATCAAACACTGATTTGTTGAGTTCACCTTATGAGCAGCTAGTTATTGATTTTGATAGCCTGCAATAG
- a CDS encoding transcriptional regulator, XRE family: MAKAEILVKFGNKVRQERLKQNLSQEELAEKANVHRTYIGMIERYEKNITLINIEKIAIALGVTISDLFTE; encoded by the coding sequence ATGGCGAAAGCAGAAATTTTAGTAAAGTTTGGAAACAAAGTTAGGCAAGAAAGACTAAAACAAAATCTTTCACAAGAAGAGCTTGCTGAGAAAGCCAACGTTCACAGGACATATATTGGCATGATTGAAAGATATGAAAAAAATATCACGTTAATCAATATTGAGAAAATTGCTATTGCTTTAGGTGTAACCATATCCGACTTATTTACTGAATAA
- a CDS encoding two-component response regulator, whose amino-acid sequence MPLTILVVDDDLGTRLSISDYLDISGYSVIAAENGREALHLVEQYQPHLIVTDIGMPEMDGYELIKKVRARPVFRLLPVIFLTAHTSTKERIRGYQLGCDNYLPKPFELEELGVVIRALLERSQLIESEWRVRLSDSVADFPDGDLDPVARRLQPALKISLTEREHQVLELLSEGLSNIAIGDHLHLSPRTVEKYVSSLLRKTDSNNRTELIRFALKNNLIF is encoded by the coding sequence ATGCCTCTAACAATTCTAGTTGTTGATGATGATTTAGGGACTCGCCTCTCGATTAGTGATTACTTGGACATTTCGGGCTATTCGGTAATTGCCGCGGAGAATGGTCGGGAGGCGCTGCACCTAGTGGAGCAATATCAGCCTCACCTGATCGTGACAGATATTGGTATGCCTGAGATGGATGGCTATGAACTGATCAAGAAAGTCCGTGCTCGTCCTGTTTTTCGTCTGCTTCCGGTGATTTTTTTAACCGCCCATACCAGTACCAAAGAACGAATTCGAGGGTATCAACTCGGATGTGATAATTATTTGCCCAAACCCTTTGAGTTAGAGGAATTAGGGGTCGTAATTCGGGCTTTATTAGAGCGATCGCAATTAATTGAGTCGGAATGGCGAGTCCGTCTATCTGATTCGGTTGCGGATTTCCCTGATGGGGATTTAGATCCTGTAGCAAGGAGGTTACAACCCGCTTTAAAGATTAGTCTAACCGAACGAGAGCATCAAGTCCTAGAGTTGTTATCCGAAGGACTCTCTAATATTGCCATTGGCGATCACTTACACCTAAGTCCCAGAACTGTTGAGAAATATGTGAGTAGTTTATTAAGGAAAACAGATAGTAATAATCGTACAGAGTTAATCCGATTTGCTCTAAAAAATAATTTGATTTTTTGA
- a CDS encoding peptidase M48, Ste24p: MDKEAEVALRSVPGFDLIASKFVEFIYERPQYVYLMGNALQVGPRQYASIYHIFRECARDLDIFPEPGLFVSQNPQVNSYALGQEHPYIILNTGLLDLVDEAELRVVLAHELGHIKCGHPILNQMSIWAMGVASMIGELTFGLGNLVNSGLIYAFYEWRRKAELSADRAALLVTDDLKSVMKSMMQLAGVSTKYAHECSLDEFIRQSEQYRDLDQDGLNQVYKFLFYNGGQGMMLSHPFPVERIQYLKEWNDSVEYSKIRSGNYQQATAEGSVNVKAEKSQDEVDDLRRQIEELQNQINRIKFK; the protein is encoded by the coding sequence ATGGATAAAGAAGCAGAAGTTGCTTTGAGAAGTGTTCCAGGCTTTGATTTAATCGCCAGTAAATTTGTTGAATTTATCTATGAACGTCCTCAATATGTTTACTTAATGGGAAATGCTCTGCAAGTAGGGCCCAGACAATATGCTAGTATTTATCATATTTTTCGCGAATGTGCGAGGGATTTAGATATCTTTCCCGAACCGGGTTTATTTGTCTCTCAAAATCCCCAAGTTAATAGTTATGCTCTCGGACAGGAACACCCCTATATTATTTTGAATACGGGTCTTTTAGACTTAGTGGATGAAGCCGAACTAAGGGTCGTTTTAGCCCATGAATTAGGACATATAAAATGTGGTCATCCGATTTTAAATCAGATGTCAATTTGGGCGATGGGTGTGGCTTCAATGATTGGGGAATTAACTTTTGGGTTAGGAAATTTAGTCAATAGTGGCTTAATTTATGCCTTTTATGAATGGCGAAGAAAAGCCGAATTATCCGCAGACCGAGCGGCATTATTAGTAACGGATGATCTCAAATCCGTGATGAAATCTATGATGCAATTAGCGGGAGTGAGTACAAAATATGCCCATGAATGTAGTTTAGATGAATTTATTCGTCAATCCGAACAATATCGCGATTTAGATCAAGATGGTTTGAATCAAGTCTATAAGTTTTTATTTTATAATGGGGGTCAAGGCATGATGTTAAGTCATCCCTTTCCCGTGGAACGAATTCAATATTTAAAAGAGTGGAATGATTCAGTTGAATATAGTAAAATTCGTTCCGGTAATTATCAACAAGCCACCGCAGAGGGTTCGGTTAATGTGAAAGCCGAAAAATCTCAGGATGAAGTCGATGATTTGCGCCGACAAATTGAGGAGTTACAAAATCAAATTAATCGAATTAAGTTTAAATAA
- a CDS encoding 2-amino-4-hydroxy-6-hydroxymethyldihydropteridine pyrophosphokinase, which produces MKYSPVAIAFGSNLGDSKTTVKTALTLLNQHPQIQVKSCSSWYQTAPVGPPQPDYINGCAILEVQLKPDSLLEILLAIEIQLGRVRREPWGPRTLDLDVLLFDNLIWETPTLQIPHPRMRERAFVLIPLAEIAPNWIDPVTQKTVFQLLETVDCSGIQKL; this is translated from the coding sequence ATGAAGTATAGCCCCGTTGCGATCGCATTTGGTAGTAATTTGGGAGACTCTAAAACAACAGTTAAAACCGCATTAACTCTCCTAAATCAGCATCCCCAGATCCAAGTTAAATCCTGTTCGAGTTGGTATCAAACCGCTCCTGTTGGCCCTCCACAGCCGGATTATATTAATGGTTGTGCTATTCTGGAAGTTCAACTCAAACCTGATAGTCTATTAGAAATACTATTAGCTATTGAAATCCAACTGGGGCGGGTGCGACGAGAACCTTGGGGGCCAAGAACCCTTGACCTAGATGTACTTTTGTTTGATAATTTAATCTGGGAAACACCGACCTTACAAATTCCCCATCCCCGGATGAGAGAACGGGCGTTTGTATTAATTCCTCTGGCGGAAATCGCCCCGAATTGGATTGATCCGGTGACACAAAAAACTGTCTTTCAACTCCTAGAAACCGTTGATTGTTCAGGAATTCAAAAACTTTAA
- a CDS encoding deoxyribopyrimidine photolyase, whose translation MSEDLILFWHRRDLRIDDNLGLFNACEYSSKVVGLFCLDPNILNRDDIAPVRVHYMIGCLDYLQKQYQKLGSQLLILEGKPQEIIPKLARELKAKAVYFNLDIEPLARERDRIVSEALNSMGIITKTTWDQLFHPPDQIFTQSQEPYKVYTPFWRNFNLKPKAKPKPPLSPSLISLTESEQELAEKIGVIPLPSAQKLGFIWENSLILEPGEIAAQERLEEFCDRALYEYDEQRNFPAIDGTSQLSAALKFGVISIRKIWEKTLEAIETCRSDEARKQIQSWQQELAWREFYQHALYHFPELELGPYREPFKTFPWHNNEQHFQAWCEGKTGYPIVDAAMRQLNESGWMHNRCRMIVANFLTKDLIINWQWGEKYFMQTLIDGDLAANNGGWQWSASSGMDTKPLRIFNPASQTQKFDPEAEYIRQWLPELRSLEIEQLVTGKISTRDRKSCGYPEPIVDHNQQQRLFKQLYQAQKIEQS comes from the coding sequence ATGTCTGAAGATTTAATTTTATTTTGGCATCGACGAGATCTAAGAATTGATGATAATTTAGGACTGTTCAATGCTTGTGAATATAGTTCTAAAGTGGTCGGTTTATTTTGCTTAGATCCCAATATTTTAAACCGAGATGATATTGCTCCAGTCCGGGTTCACTATATGATTGGTTGTTTAGACTATCTACAGAAACAATATCAAAAACTAGGAAGTCAATTATTAATATTAGAGGGAAAACCTCAAGAAATAATTCCTAAATTAGCCAGGGAATTAAAAGCGAAAGCTGTTTACTTTAATTTAGATATTGAACCATTGGCTAGAGAACGCGATCGCATCGTTTCAGAAGCATTAAATTCGATGGGAATTATTACAAAAACGACTTGGGATCAGTTATTTCACCCCCCGGATCAAATTTTTACCCAATCTCAAGAACCCTATAAAGTTTATACTCCTTTTTGGCGTAATTTTAATCTTAAACCGAAAGCTAAACCAAAACCTCCCCTCTCTCCCAGCTTAATTAGTTTAACTGAATCCGAACAGGAATTAGCCGAAAAAATCGGCGTTATTCCCTTACCTTCCGCCCAAAAATTAGGCTTTATTTGGGAAAATTCCTTAATCTTGGAACCTGGAGAAATAGCCGCCCAAGAACGCCTAGAGGAATTTTGCGATCGCGCTTTATATGAATATGACGAACAGCGTAATTTTCCCGCCATTGATGGCACATCTCAACTAAGTGCAGCCTTAAAATTTGGGGTGATTAGTATTAGAAAAATCTGGGAAAAAACCCTCGAAGCGATAGAAACTTGTCGCAGTGATGAAGCCCGAAAGCAAATTCAATCTTGGCAACAGGAATTGGCTTGGCGGGAATTTTATCAACACGCTTTATATCATTTTCCCGAATTAGAATTAGGCCCCTATCGAGAACCATTTAAAACCTTTCCTTGGCATAATAATGAACAACATTTTCAAGCCTGGTGCGAAGGAAAAACAGGTTATCCAATTGTTGATGCCGCCATGCGACAATTAAATGAAAGTGGCTGGATGCACAACCGATGTCGGATGATTGTGGCTAATTTTTTAACCAAGGATTTAATTATTAATTGGCAATGGGGAGAAAAATACTTTATGCAAACCCTAATAGATGGAGATTTAGCTGCTAATAATGGGGGATGGCAATGGAGTGCGTCCAGTGGAATGGATACTAAACCATTAAGAATTTTTAACCCCGCCAGTCAAACCCAAAAATTCGATCCCGAAGCCGAATATATTCGCCAATGGTTGCCAGAATTAAGAAGTTTAGAAATAGAACAATTAGTCACTGGAAAGATATCAACTCGCGATCGCAAATCCTGCGGTTATCCCGAACCTATTGTCGATCATAATCAACAACAACGTCTGTTTAAACAACTCTATCAAGCCCAAAAAATTGAGCAGAGTTAG
- the gpsA gene encoding NAD-dependent glycerol-3-phosphate dehydrogenase yields the protein MIQDSTIMSDSSVSNEPLTLAILGAGAWGSALAQLARYNGHTVHLWSRRLDNSLAESIDSIDVLVSAISMRGVAVTIEQLQTLKLPDKIPIVTATKGLDPDSTLTPSQLWGMGFPDHPIVVLSGPNLSAEIEQGLPAATVVASEDLEAAKIVQQVFASNRFRVYTSFDPMGTELGGTLKNVIAIAAGVCDGLQLGTNAKSALLTRALTEIIRIGTHLGGKTETFFGLSGLGDMLTTCNSALSRNYRVGYGLAKGKTLEQVLTELGSTAEGVNTTNVLIEIAHREQIPIPISWQVYQLLNHQITPQKAVEALMERDLKPEFYR from the coding sequence ATGATTCAAGATTCTACTATTATGTCTGACTCCTCAGTATCAAATGAACCCTTAACTTTAGCCATTTTAGGTGCGGGGGCTTGGGGTTCAGCCCTCGCCCAATTAGCTCGTTATAATGGTCATACCGTCCATTTGTGGTCACGGCGTTTAGATAATTCCTTAGCCGAAAGTATTGACTCCATTGATGTCTTAGTTTCTGCAATTTCAATGAGAGGAGTTGCCGTCACCATCGAACAACTGCAAACCCTAAAATTACCCGATAAAATCCCGATTGTCACCGCTACAAAAGGTTTAGATCCTGATAGTACCCTAACTCCTTCCCAACTTTGGGGAATGGGGTTTCCTGACCATCCAATTGTAGTTTTATCTGGGCCGAATTTATCCGCAGAAATTGAACAGGGTTTACCCGCCGCCACGGTGGTAGCGAGTGAAGATTTAGAGGCGGCAAAGATTGTGCAACAGGTATTTGCTTCTAATCGCTTTCGGGTTTATACCAGTTTCGATCCGATGGGAACAGAATTAGGAGGAACCCTAAAAAATGTAATTGCGATCGCGGCGGGGGTTTGCGATGGGTTACAGTTAGGAACTAATGCTAAATCGGCATTATTAACTCGCGCCTTAACCGAAATTATTAGAATTGGAACCCATTTAGGGGGGAAAACAGAAACGTTTTTTGGATTATCCGGTTTGGGGGATATGTTAACCACTTGTAATAGCGCTTTAAGCCGTAATTATCGGGTAGGTTATGGATTAGCAAAAGGCAAAACCTTAGAACAAGTATTAACGGAATTAGGAAGTACGGCCGAAGGTGTAAATACTACTAATGTTTTAATTGAAATTGCCCATCGGGAACAGATTCCTATACCAATTTCCTGGCAAGTTTATCAGCTTTTAAATCATCAAATCACCCCCCAAAAAGCCGTAGAAGCCTTAATGGAAAGGGATTTAAAACCCGAATTTTATCGTTAG
- a CDS encoding alpha amylase catalytic region encodes MSNLIEFYLFAPYNKEVALIGNFSNWKDIPMQKDDKGYFRTQVELEDEIYQYKFRVRSKSWFLEPDEWIEVVDPYATDIDDATQNGIIRIKDGEKIVDTYVWKNDDKPLPPDHKLVIYEMHVGDFSGGEDDIHSRGKYQHVMEKLDYLYELGINAIELMPVKEHPGDHSWGYNPRYFFASESSYGTTEQLKNLIDECHGRGIRVLIDGVYNHSEASCPLTQIDHDYWYHHSQQDTEYNWGPEFNYEHYDEKLGTYPARKFIGDTVRFWTKEYHIDGIRYDGAKQIGNYDFMAWVVQEAKQEAGVKPFYNVAEYVPETPTITNSDGPMDGCWHDSFYHTLTDHLCGDTFDLEQLKDILDGKRQGFMGPNNIVNYLGNHDHNRLIVELGNRGIFDDEVFKRVKLGAALLITAVGIPMIWMGEEFGEYKPKTFESAKLDWKLLKNDSNQSLFEHYKGLIFLRETNHALYSGNIDFFHEDPDNKVLAYTRWNDQGSRIVVVVNFSDNYFAGYQVSHFPANGTWHEWTSNYDIQSGDDNIMIDLPEYEAKVFVWKG; translated from the coding sequence ATGTCTAATTTAATTGAATTTTATCTTTTCGCTCCTTATAACAAAGAAGTAGCTTTAATCGGAAATTTTTCTAACTGGAAAGATATTCCGATGCAAAAGGATGACAAGGGTTATTTTCGGACTCAAGTTGAGTTAGAAGACGAAATCTATCAATACAAATTTCGAGTCCGTTCAAAAAGTTGGTTTTTAGAACCCGATGAGTGGATAGAAGTTGTTGACCCCTACGCCACGGATATTGATGATGCGACTCAAAACGGCATAATTAGGATTAAAGATGGGGAAAAAATTGTTGATACTTATGTTTGGAAAAATGATGACAAACCCTTACCCCCCGATCATAAATTAGTGATTTATGAAATGCACGTCGGGGATTTTTCGGGAGGAGAAGATGATATCCATTCCCGGGGTAAATATCAACACGTTATGGAAAAGTTAGATTATTTGTATGAATTAGGGATAAATGCGATTGAATTAATGCCTGTTAAAGAACATCCAGGGGATCATAGTTGGGGATATAATCCTCGCTATTTCTTCGCGTCCGAGTCTAGTTACGGCACAACGGAACAATTAAAAAACCTGATTGATGAATGTCACGGGCGAGGAATTCGAGTGTTAATTGATGGGGTTTATAACCATTCCGAAGCATCCTGTCCTTTAACTCAAATTGATCATGATTATTGGTATCACCATAGCCAGCAAGATACGGAATATAACTGGGGCCCAGAATTTAATTATGAACACTATGATGAAAAATTAGGCACTTATCCGGCTCGGAAATTTATTGGGGATACGGTAAGATTTTGGACTAAAGAATATCATATTGATGGTATTCGTTATGATGGAGCCAAGCAAATTGGCAACTATGATTTTATGGCTTGGGTCGTGCAGGAAGCTAAACAGGAAGCTGGGGTAAAACCCTTTTATAATGTGGCTGAATATGTGCCGGAAACCCCCACTATTACCAACAGTGATGGGCCGATGGATGGCTGTTGGCATGATAGTTTTTATCATACTCTCACGGATCATTTATGTGGCGATACCTTTGATTTAGAACAACTTAAAGACATTTTAGATGGTAAACGTCAAGGGTTTATGGGGCCGAATAATATTGTAAATTATTTGGGTAATCATGATCATAATCGCTTAATCGTGGAATTAGGAAATCGGGGAATTTTTGATGATGAAGTGTTTAAACGAGTGAAATTAGGGGCGGCATTATTAATCACGGCCGTAGGTATTCCGATGATTTGGATGGGAGAAGAATTTGGAGAATATAAACCCAAAACCTTTGAATCTGCTAAACTGGATTGGAAATTACTGAAAAATGACAGTAATCAGAGTTTATTTGAACATTATAAAGGCTTGATTTTTCTACGGGAAACTAATCATGCTTTATATAGTGGCAATATTGATTTTTTCCATGAAGATCCTGATAATAAAGTTTTAGCTTATACCCGATGGAATGATCAAGGTTCTCGGATTGTGGTGGTTGTGAATTTCTCTGACAATTATTTTGCAGGTTATCAAGTTTCTCACTTCCCAGCCAATGGAACTTGGCATGAGTGGACAAGTAATTATGATATTCAATCGGGAGATGATAATATTATGATCGATTTACCTGAATATGAGGCTAAAGTTTTTGTTTGGAAAGGATAA
- the hik12_1 gene encoding two-component hybrid sensor and regulator translates to MLSAGCDDFIRKPFTEDHIFEVLAKHLGIQYIYAEIQPILDINSENELISEELKVMSKDWMNQLYQASIEADSQAVIELIADTPDSEIDLRQFLAKAVRLEQITCKLLLLCQLTPEFLAKPFVIPWIKKQKLL, encoded by the coding sequence GTGCTTTCGGCGGGTTGTGATGATTTTATTAGAAAACCTTTTACAGAAGATCATATTTTTGAGGTTTTGGCTAAACATCTAGGAATTCAGTATATCTATGCAGAAATACAGCCTATTTTAGATATAAACTCAGAGAATGAGTTGATTTCTGAGGAGTTAAAAGTGATGTCTAAGGACTGGATGAATCAACTCTATCAAGCGTCAATTGAAGCCGATAGTCAAGCTGTGATAGAATTAATTGCAGACACTCCAGATTCAGAGATTGATTTAAGACAATTTCTGGCAAAAGCTGTGCGTCTTGAGCAGATAACCTGTAAATTATTATTATTATGCCAACTTACACCGGAATTTCTAGCGAAGCCTTTCGTCATCCCATGGATAAAGAAGCAGAAGTTGCTTTGA